The following proteins come from a genomic window of Myroides odoratus DSM 2801:
- a CDS encoding DUF7507 domain-containing protein, with amino-acid sequence MIYTIINKITTKVLLTLGLLLGVSMTMLADGSKDLYPSGASGHRAHLLGSGYTSEATPFPNKGIHYVYAKVGETITLASSAQDLGGRIRVFSPNGTRVVNTTDGRISNRTAELAGPLLEGERANNNKYKPFYYTVPAGGEGIYRVEFTSRSSNGQGSGVSVDSNWSQGNDAAIVAWDISVISAGSNKTFIPGRVYATNLNLSTGNDAGFGSNGYAKVRFYGSLYARTIDGYTYRVTHKGSNGIVFAFFVNNLGFYETKNGQVVPLYKSLNDTPNNISGKVQNPNTPDAGGHVTHKMFYTKPATDLPLKANASIGVSDASGKESPTTTSTWLKASPVRPDLSEVKVIGAEGTPGRLGHKGGRIDFVASIAGQYRILLESTNANFAPRLFVGQAVEGENSILWDGKDGNGRISALGTTLPVHVKVVLQGAEVHFPFFDVEYNIGGIAIDLLDTNNLDRVITNKVFWDDSGLTHGSVSGNAFNGSKVEPINNSHLKMINGVFNTGENSTTNGHIYGLSSAGTGWATWGDTKSIDTWTFIQGEEKQVDATVEVMEADLYTTLTYKVAGQIGKGSGNKGDNVEYTIVAGNKGPSNIIADIPNGIHGAPFSFTVPPGVDVINPGSVRATFSCTNGTARESIALTYDAVTRTFRSELQIPNGCTVTYKVTGKLNGMTGSMVAESTIMRPADVSDPDATNGDPNVRPTNPHFECYNNDSGNLPGGSGSIGCNNINEVVFMALGECVDQILYFEDFNRGYWNVNSGRTDWVNKASISIGTNGEILKNQDGSIRRQGPRGGATSTYLFAPGINDSRYNAANGAPHSQTISVARIKNGYYSVNPPGYVQMGIPTADSWNQGVWVPNAPTNDPTLPNSNFDWTPAWDKAEAIRDMSGAVNGSAFLVRGASSAAQSIKPFYEFEVNGRIEKDRIYTLDIYSYVTYHDKDYMLMDVVDKETGHIYASVPLKYPGPGLPEGASPEGFSLGWVPLTASFTFADAECVDVLGREVKIAIRGSQDRALETGKGFGHTLIDNITFSKRTANQSCGIHVSNITCADECYQDIVGKGFGWFHSAGEKKNGTNVVEKFEQPATDGGFVVDIYRLDNSFNMVINGVPLYREELEFETGHANRNVRFKRDGIRFGETGTSAVWNVNKHPNGVESDISNLDLENRLNNPTPVIRVNIDKWGNVTLWGKRTTNDELEELEVYDRNNGNVAVPLQVVHWISEGTGTDINKVDVTQNVIGQTMMYGFGYGQQQKECETCTLEKDGIFADENANTFAEEGETITYTFKVKNAGDMDIYDIDIQDPLFGFNIKLDETTHQPTQAGVTLEGDNNNNGVLNRNETWTFTVSYQVTNEDIYVNQGVYNRATVTGIGKLPRSSREVKELSTDPTPYRDGDAGWDANRPFHTYVRLEGSGLLITNPMIYQKIKQL; translated from the coding sequence ATGATATATACAATTATAAATAAAATAACAACAAAAGTTTTACTTACCCTAGGTTTACTCTTAGGAGTAAGTATGACGATGTTGGCAGATGGTTCTAAAGATTTATATCCAAGTGGAGCAAGTGGGCATAGGGCGCATTTGTTGGGAAGTGGATATACATCGGAAGCAACTCCATTTCCGAATAAAGGAATTCACTATGTCTATGCAAAAGTAGGGGAAACAATTACTTTAGCTTCTTCGGCTCAGGATCTTGGTGGAAGAATAAGAGTTTTTTCTCCTAATGGAACTAGAGTTGTTAATACTACGGATGGTAGAATTTCTAATCGAACAGCAGAATTAGCAGGTCCTCTATTAGAAGGCGAAAGAGCTAACAATAATAAGTATAAACCTTTCTATTATACAGTACCGGCTGGTGGAGAAGGAATCTATCGTGTAGAATTTACGTCTCGATCTTCAAATGGTCAAGGAAGTGGTGTGTCTGTAGATAGTAACTGGTCACAGGGAAATGATGCAGCTATTGTAGCTTGGGATATTTCTGTAATTAGCGCTGGATCTAATAAAACATTTATTCCAGGACGTGTATACGCAACTAACTTAAACCTATCCACAGGAAATGATGCTGGGTTTGGATCAAATGGATATGCTAAAGTGCGTTTTTACGGTTCTCTATATGCGCGTACCATTGATGGATACACGTATAGAGTAACACATAAAGGAAGTAATGGAATTGTATTTGCCTTTTTTGTGAATAACCTTGGTTTCTATGAAACTAAAAATGGACAAGTAGTTCCGTTGTATAAAAGTTTAAATGATACACCTAATAATATTAGTGGTAAAGTACAAAACCCGAATACACCTGATGCGGGAGGACATGTTACACATAAAATGTTCTATACGAAACCTGCTACAGATTTGCCTTTAAAAGCAAATGCCTCAATTGGAGTATCAGATGCTAGTGGAAAAGAAAGTCCTACTACAACATCAACGTGGTTGAAGGCTAGTCCAGTGCGTCCTGACTTATCTGAAGTAAAAGTAATTGGTGCGGAGGGTACACCAGGTCGATTGGGACACAAAGGAGGAAGAATTGACTTTGTTGCCTCAATAGCAGGACAGTATCGAATTTTGTTAGAAAGTACAAATGCAAATTTTGCTCCTCGCTTATTTGTAGGTCAAGCGGTTGAAGGTGAGAATTCTATTTTATGGGATGGAAAAGATGGTAATGGTCGAATCAGTGCTTTAGGTACTACTTTACCTGTTCATGTTAAAGTAGTTTTACAAGGTGCGGAAGTACACTTCCCATTCTTTGATGTGGAATATAATATAGGAGGTATTGCTATTGACCTTTTGGATACGAACAACCTAGATCGTGTAATTACCAATAAAGTATTTTGGGATGATAGTGGATTAACCCACGGAAGTGTGAGTGGTAATGCTTTTAATGGTTCTAAAGTAGAGCCAATTAACAACAGTCACCTTAAAATGATCAATGGTGTTTTTAACACTGGAGAAAACAGTACAACGAATGGACATATATATGGTCTGAGTTCAGCTGGTACTGGTTGGGCAACTTGGGGAGATACGAAATCAATCGATACTTGGACATTCATTCAAGGAGAAGAGAAGCAAGTTGATGCAACAGTTGAAGTGATGGAAGCTGATCTGTATACAACTTTAACATATAAAGTAGCAGGACAAATAGGAAAAGGAAGCGGAAACAAAGGTGACAATGTAGAATATACAATTGTAGCAGGTAACAAAGGACCTTCTAATATTATCGCTGATATCCCTAATGGTATTCACGGTGCACCATTTAGTTTTACGGTTCCTCCTGGAGTAGATGTAATCAATCCAGGAAGTGTACGTGCAACGTTTTCTTGTACAAATGGAACAGCTAGAGAATCAATCGCTTTAACTTATGATGCAGTAACACGTACCTTTCGTTCAGAATTACAAATTCCAAATGGATGTACGGTTACTTATAAAGTAACAGGAAAATTAAATGGAATGACAGGATCTATGGTGGCAGAATCTACCATCATGAGACCTGCCGATGTTTCTGATCCAGATGCAACCAATGGAGATCCTAATGTGAGACCAACAAATCCACATTTTGAATGTTACAACAATGATTCAGGTAATTTACCAGGAGGTAGTGGATCGATTGGATGCAACAATATTAATGAAGTGGTGTTCATGGCATTGGGAGAATGTGTGGATCAAATCTTATACTTTGAAGACTTTAATCGTGGTTATTGGAATGTAAATTCAGGTAGAACGGATTGGGTGAATAAAGCATCCATCAGTATTGGAACAAATGGCGAAATCTTGAAAAATCAAGATGGCTCTATACGTAGACAAGGTCCTCGTGGAGGAGCTACGTCTACATACCTATTTGCGCCGGGAATCAATGACAGTCGTTATAATGCAGCAAACGGAGCGCCACATAGTCAAACCATTTCTGTTGCACGTATTAAAAATGGATACTATTCAGTAAACCCTCCAGGCTATGTACAAATGGGTATTCCAACAGCGGATTCTTGGAATCAGGGAGTTTGGGTGCCGAATGCTCCAACTAATGATCCAACACTACCAAATAGTAATTTCGACTGGACACCTGCTTGGGATAAAGCAGAAGCTATTCGCGATATGTCTGGAGCAGTAAATGGCTCAGCTTTCTTAGTACGTGGAGCTAGTTCAGCTGCACAAAGTATTAAGCCGTTCTACGAGTTTGAAGTAAATGGAAGAATTGAAAAAGACAGAATTTATACTTTAGATATTTATTCTTATGTAACCTACCACGACAAAGATTATATGTTGATGGATGTAGTAGACAAAGAAACAGGACATATCTATGCGTCTGTTCCATTAAAATACCCAGGACCTGGTTTACCTGAAGGGGCTTCACCAGAAGGATTCAGTTTAGGATGGGTACCGTTAACAGCAAGTTTTACATTTGCAGATGCAGAATGTGTAGATGTTTTAGGTAGAGAAGTGAAAATTGCCATTCGCGGAAGTCAAGATAGAGCGTTAGAAACAGGTAAAGGATTTGGACATACATTAATTGACAATATTACTTTCTCTAAACGAACAGCGAATCAAAGTTGTGGTATTCACGTTTCTAATATTACTTGTGCAGACGAATGTTACCAAGATATTGTTGGAAAAGGGTTTGGATGGTTCCATAGTGCAGGAGAAAAAAAGAATGGAACCAATGTAGTAGAGAAGTTTGAACAACCTGCTACAGATGGTGGTTTCGTTGTCGATATTTATCGCTTGGATAACTCTTTCAATATGGTGATTAACGGTGTCCCTTTATATCGCGAGGAGTTAGAATTTGAAACAGGACATGCTAATCGAAATGTGCGTTTCAAAAGAGATGGAATACGATTTGGAGAGACGGGAACTAGTGCAGTTTGGAATGTTAATAAGCATCCAAATGGAGTTGAATCAGATATTTCGAATTTAGATTTAGAAAATCGTTTAAACAACCCAACACCTGTAATTCGCGTTAATATTGACAAATGGGGGAACGTGACCTTATGGGGAAAAAGAACGACTAATGATGAACTAGAAGAATTAGAAGTTTACGATCGAAATAATGGAAACGTAGCTGTTCCGTTACAAGTGGTACACTGGATTTCGGAAGGAACAGGAACGGATATAAACAAGGTTGATGTGACCCAAAACGTAATTGGACAAACCATGATGTATGGTTTCGGTTACGGTCAACAACAAAAAGAGTGTGAAACTTGTACGTTGGAAAAAGATGGAATCTTCGCAGATGAGAATGCCAACACATTCGCAGAAGAAGGAGAAACGATTACCTATACATTCAAAGTGAAAAATGCGGGTGATATGGATATTTACGATATTGATATTCAAGATCCATTATTTGGATTTAATATTAAGTTAGATGAAACGACACATCAACCCACACAAGCAGGTGTTACTTTAGAAGGAGATAACAACAACAATGGAGTCTTGAATAGAAATGAAACATGGACGTTTACGGTTTCTTATCAGGTGACTAATGAAGATATTTATGTAAACCAAGGGGTTTATAATCGCGCAACAGTTACAGGTATCGGAAAATTACCAAGATCAAGTCGTGAAGTGAAGGAGTTATCAACGGATCCAACTCCATATAGAGACGGTGATGCGGGATGGGATGCAAACAGACCGTTCCATACGTATGTTCGTTTAGAGGGAAGTGGACTTTTAATTACCAATCCAATGATTTATCAAAAGATTAAGCAATTATAA